One window from the genome of Haliaeetus albicilla chromosome 26, bHalAlb1.1, whole genome shotgun sequence encodes:
- the LOC104314863 gene encoding adenosine receptor A3 gives MSVGNLDVIYITIESVIGIFAVVGNALVIWAVKLNPALQKTTFFYIVSLALTDIAMGILVMPLAVMVSLGVIIHFYSCLFVCCLMMIFSHASILSLLAIAVDRYLRVKLPTRYRTAVTKKRICVILGLCWILSVLVGLVPMLGWNQHVGSSSYIECHYLAVMRMDYVVYFSFFTWILLPLLIMCALYTKIFYIMWIKLSLSSAGPPGGGTVCGKEYKMAKYLSLILFLFAVSWLPLGILNCILYFCPSCTIPQPLMYLGILLSHANSAMNPIVYAFKIQKFKETYAFILRTYILFQKSELVISSADHTPEQGASTV, from the exons ATGTCAGTAGGCAACCTGGATGTGATCTATATCACGATAGAGTCTGTTATTGGGATATTTGCAGTGGTGGGCAATGCCTTGGTGATCTGGGCAGTGAAGCTGAACCCAGCTCTTCAGAAGACCACCTTCTTTTACATCGTTTCCCTGGCACTCACTGACATTGCTATGGGGATCCTTGTCATGCCGCTGGCCGTCATGGTGAGCCTGGGAGTCATCATCCATTTCTACTCCTGCCTGTTCGTGTGCTGCCTGATGATGATCTTTTCTCACGCCTCGATCCTGTCTCTCCTGGCCATCGCAGTCGACAGGTACCTGCGAGTGAAGCTGCCAACCAG GTACAGGACAGCCGTCACAAAGAAAAGGATTTGTGTGATTCTGGGACTCTGCTGGATCCTGTCTgtgctggtggggctggtgCCCATGCTGGGGTGGAACCAGCACGTGGGCAGCTCCAGCTACATCGAGTGTCACTATTTGGCTGTGATGAGAATGGATTATGTGGTGTATTTCAGCTTCTTCACCTGGATCCTCCTTCCCTTGCTCATCATGTGTGCCCTCTACACCAAGATTTTCTACATCATGTGGATAAAACTAAGCCTGAGCTCAGCAGGTCCTCCAGGAGGAGGAACAGTTTGTGGGAAGGAATACAAAATGGCCAAATACCTGTCCCTCATTCTCTTCTTGTTTGCAGTGTCTTGGCTGCCTCTGGGCATCCTGAACTGCATTTTGTACTTCTGCCCCTCCTGCACCATCCCGCAGCCTCTGATGTACCTGGGCATCCTGCTGTCTCACGCCAACTCAGCCATGAACCCCATCGTCTATGCcttcaaaatacagaagttcAAAGAAACATACGCTTTCATTCTGAGGACTTACATCCTGTTCCAGAAGTCGGAGTTGGTTATTTCCAGCGCAGACCACACACCGGAGCAGGGAGCCAGCACCGTCTGA
- the LOC104314862 gene encoding adenosine receptor A3 → MPNGSLALSSLDGIYIGTECLVALFATLGNILVIWVVKLNSTFQNTTLYFIVSLALADIAVGILVMPLAIVVSLGISIHFYTCLFMCCLMVVFTNASILSLLAIAIDRYLRVKLPTRYKIITTERRVWWALCLCWSVSLLVGLVPMFGWNKTEPRNSDFFRCRFTSVMRMDYMVYFGFFTWTLVPLLIMSALYVEIFYIIRTKLSQGTTNLRGAGAFYGQEFKTAKSLALVLFLFAISWLPLCIINSVSYFYPECHIPPYLMYLGILLSHANSAMNPIVYACKIKKFKNTYLLILRTYILCKKPDAVLTEQTDQQS, encoded by the exons ATGCCAAACGGCAGCCTGGCACTGAGCAGCCTGGATGGGATTTACATCGGTACCGAGTGCTTGGTTGCTTTGTTTGCCACATTGGGTAACATCCTGGTCATATGGGTGGTGAAGCTGAACTCGACATTTCAGAACACGACTCTGTACTTCATCGTTTCCCTGGCACTGGCAGACATTGCGGTGGGGATCCTCGTCATGCCCCTGGCCATTGTGGTGAGTCTGGGCATCAGCATCCACTTCTACACCTGCCTATTTATGTGCTGCCTGATGGTGGTTTTCACTAACGCGTCCATCCTCTCCCTCCTGGCCATCGCGATTGACAGGTACCTGCGAGTGAAGCTGCCAACTAG ATATAAAATAATCACTACAGAGAGAAGAGTTTGGTGGGCACTGTGTTTGTGCTGGTCTGTGTCCCTGCTGGTAGGATTAGTCCCCATGTTTGGATGGAACAAGACAGAACCAAGAAACTCTGACTTTTTCAGGTGTCGATTTACCTCTGTGATGAGGATGGATTACATGGTATATTTTGGCTTCTTCACATGGACCCTTGTCCCTCTGCTCATCATGTCTGCTCTGTATGTTGAGATCTTTTACATCATCCGGACAAAGCTAAGTCAAGGTACAACCAACCTGAGAGGGGCAGGAGCTTTTTATGGACAGGAGTTCAAGACAGCCAAATCTCTAGCACTTGTTCTCTTCCTGTTTGCAATATCGTGGTTGCCTCTGTGCATTATAAACTCCGTTTCCTATTTTTACCCTGAGTGTCACATCCCCCCGTATTTGATGTACTTGGGAATCCTGTTATCCCATGCCAATTCTGCCATGAACCCCATTGTCTATGCCTGCAAGATAAAGAAGTTCAAAAACACGTACCTTTTAATTTTAAGGACCTATATCCTGTGCAAAAAACCAGACGCAGTTCTTACAGAGCAAACAGACCAACAGTCATAA
- the LOC138682049 gene encoding transmembrane protein C1orf162 homolog isoform X2: MGGSSSKARAVTPTPVSTTLTVPTTVYTSTVGLEASEVKCWIDNHEILCVLLAFTSGIVLAVLVFAIICLFRKKCKRSHQNLQDQVSSQTVTEESKNIQNEVAYTTLAFQRSQIPMVV, translated from the exons ATGGGAGGTAGCTCCTCAAAAGCACGTGCAG TTACACCAACACCCGTTTCCACTACTCTCACTGTACCTACCACTGTATATACCTCTACGGTTGGCTTGGAAGCTTCAGAAGTCAAATGCTGGATTGATAA CCATGAAATACTCTGCGTATTGCTAGCGTTTACCTCTGGCATCGTCTTGgctgttctggtttttgcaatcatctgcctcttcagaaAAA AGTGTAAGAGATCCCACCAAAATTTACAAGACCAAGTTTCCTCCCAGACAGTGACTGAGGAATCTAAGAACATCCAG AATGAGGTTGCCTACACCACTCTAGCTTTCCAGCGAAGTCAGATACCAATGGTTGTATGA
- the LOC138682049 gene encoding transmembrane protein C1orf162 homolog isoform X1, with translation MGGSSSKARAVPVTPTPVSTTLTVPTTVYTSTVGLEASEVKCWIDNHEILCVLLAFTSGIVLAVLVFAIICLFRKKCKRSHQNLQDQVSSQTVTEESKNIQNEVAYTTLAFQRSQIPMVV, from the exons ATGGGAGGTAGCTCCTCAAAAGCACGTGCAG TTCCAGTTACACCAACACCCGTTTCCACTACTCTCACTGTACCTACCACTGTATATACCTCTACGGTTGGCTTGGAAGCTTCAGAAGTCAAATGCTGGATTGATAA CCATGAAATACTCTGCGTATTGCTAGCGTTTACCTCTGGCATCGTCTTGgctgttctggtttttgcaatcatctgcctcttcagaaAAA AGTGTAAGAGATCCCACCAAAATTTACAAGACCAAGTTTCCTCCCAGACAGTGACTGAGGAATCTAAGAACATCCAG AATGAGGTTGCCTACACCACTCTAGCTTTCCAGCGAAGTCAGATACCAATGGTTGTATGA